DNA sequence from the Dehalococcoidia bacterium genome:
CAGTCCTACATTGAGCCCCACGTCATCATCGCCGACTACGACTCCACCGGCCATCTCACCATTTGGTCCAGCACTCAGGCCCCCTTCCACGTCCGGCACGAGGTGGCTCGCACGCTGGGTCTGCCCGAGACGCACATAAAGGTGGTGGCCACAGAGGTAGGTGGAGGCTTCGGGGGCAAGATCTACCTCTATGAGGCCCTGGTGGCTGCCCTGGCCATGTGCGTGCGCCGGCCCGTCAAGCTCTTCATGAGCCGCAAGGAGGACATGTTGGCCGCCACCCCTGCCCCTCAGGCGGTGGTCCAGCTCAAGATGGGCATGAAGGCCGACGGTACCCTCACTGCCCTGCAAGCGCGGGTGGTCTTCGATGCCGGCGCCTTCCCCGGGGCCCCTGTGCTGCCGGGATGCCTCCTTATCGGTGGCTACTATCGGTGCCCCAACCTGGACATTCAGGGGCTGGAAGTGTTCACCAACAAGGTGAGCGTGGGGGCGTTGAGGGCCCCGGGAGCCCATAACGTCACCTTCGCCCTGGAGAGCGCCATGGACATGCTGGCCCGCCGCCTGGAGCTGGACCCCTTGGAGGTGCGGCTGAAGAACGCTGTAGGCAAGGGCGACCCTCTCCCCAGCGGCCAGCCTTACCCAGCCATCGGCCTCCGCGAGTGCTTGCAGGCCATCGCCGAAAGCGACCTGTGGCGGCGTCGCCATCAGGTGAAGGCCCATCCCTACCGGGGGGTGGGGCTGGCGGTGGGCGGGTGGCTAGGTGGACTGCAGCCCGCCTCGGCCGTCGTCTCCCTCAACGCCGACGGCACCATAAGCGTGGTGGTAGGGGCGGCGGACATCACCGGCACCAACACCTCATTTGCCCAGATAGCCGCCGAGGTGCTCAACGTCCCCCTGGAGATGGTGCGGGTGGTCACCGCCGACACCGACGCCGCCCCTTACGCCGGCATGAGCGCTGGTTCCAAGGTCACCTTCACCGTAGGGCGGGCGGTGAAGCTGGCCGCTGAGGACGCCCGCCAGCAGATCCTCAGCATCGCCTCCCAACGCCTGGAGGCCCCACCAGAGGAGCTGGAGATGGCCGATGGGGTGGTGCGGGTGCGGGGCCAGCCCCAGAAGCAGCTCACCTTCCGCGAGCTGGGGCGCTGGTCCACCAGCTTCGGCGGACGCTATCCCCCCATCGTGGGCCGAGGAGCGGTGGCGCCGCGCCTCCAGGCCCCTGGCTTCACCGCCCAGGCTGCCGAGGTGGAGGTGGACCCCGAGACGGGCCAGGTGCGCGTCCTCAGCTATGTGGTGGCCCAAGACGTGGGGTTCGCCATCAACCCCGCGCTGGTAGAGGGACAGATGCAGGGCGGGGCGTGCCAGGGGCTGGGCTTGGCCCTCTTCGAGGAGATGTCCTATGACCAGCATGGACGCCTCCTGAACCCCAACCTCCTGGACTATCGCCTGCCCACCACCATGGACGTACCCTCGATAGAGACCATCATCGTGGAGGTGCCCTCCGAAGATGGGCCCTATGGGGCGCGCATCGTGGGGGAGCCGGCCATCGTCCCTGGCCCAGCGGCCATCGCCAACGCCGTGGCCGACGCCCTGGGGGTGCGTGTCTTTGAGGCCCCCATCACCCCCGAGCGAGTGCTCAGGGCCCTGGGCAAGGTACACGACTAAGATGCAGGCCTTCGGCCAATACGAAGTCCTCTCGCATGTGGAGATGCCCGAGTGCAGCCTGCGCATCCTGCGGCTGCGCCCCGGTGAAGAGGTGACACCCCACTACCACCGACACTGCACCCAGATTTACACCGTCCTGGAAGCGGGCGTCCTGGTGCAACTAGGGGAGCGGACCTTCCGCCTCCTCCCCTATGAGACGGTGCGGGTGGAGGCGGGGGTGGTGCACGGCCTGCGCCCCTTGGAGGGCACTGCCCTCGTCCTCAGCCTCTCCATACCCCCCCTCCAGCGGGACGACCATCACCCAGTGCCCTAGATCGCCTTGCCAGCCCCCCGCACCAGGGCATAGAATTAGAGCAGATGTTCGGTAATCTTCCCCTTCTCCACATGGGGTGGATAAGCTCTTGCAAGAGGAGGCCAGGGCGCCCTTGGGGCCCACGGCCTTGGCATCATAATGTGGGAGGGAGGCCATGAAGGTAGTGTTTCTGGAAGACGTGGAAGGACAGGCCCGGGTGGGGGAGGTCAAGGAGGTGGCCGACGGCTACGCCCGCAACTATCTCATCCCCCGCAAGTTGGCTGCCCCCGCCACCCCCCATTACATGGAAATAGCCCGCGCCAAGGCGGAGAAGGAGGCCCGCCGCCAGGCCAAGATGGACCAAGAGGCGCGGGAGAAGGTCCTGCCCCGCCTGCAGGGCAAGACGTTCCGCATACCCGTGCGCGTGGGGGAGCAGGGCAAGCTCTTCGGCTCCGTCACCGCCGCCGACATCGCCGAGGCCATTAAGGCGGAGATAGGGATCCATGTGGACCATCGCCAGGTGGAGCTGGACCATCCCATCCGGGAGGTGGGCACCTTCCAAGTTTCCTTGCGTCTCACCCGCAACGTGCACGCCCAGCTGACAGTGGAGGTGGTGCCCCTGGAGGAGGGGCAAGGGGGGTAGACCCTTGGTGGCCGAGCGGCTCCCCCCTCACGACATCGAGGCCGAGCGGGCGGTGGTGGCCTCTCTTCTCGTGGACCCCGAGGCCATCGCCAGGGTGGTGACCATCGTCCGGCCGGAGGACTTCTTCCGCGACGAGCACCGCTGGATCTATCAGGCCTGCCTCGACCTGTGGCAGCGGGGGGAGGCCGCCAACCAGGTGACGGTGGCCCATGAGCTAGCCCGGCGAGGCCTCCTGGAGCAGGCGGGAGGAGTGGCCTATCTCTCCCAGCTGGTGGCCGATCTCCCCACTCCTCTCCTGGCCGAAGAGTACGCCCGCATCGTTCAACGGGACGCCATCTACCGCCGCCTCCTGCAGGCGGCCCAGGAGATCGCCCAGGAGGCCTATCGGGCCGACGACCCGGACGTGGCCAGGGTGCTGGCGCGGGCCGAGGCCCGCATCGCCGCCGTGCGCCAGGGCCAGGAGGTGCGGGACTTTTTGCACCTTCGCGAGGTGCTGGAGGAGTGGCGTCGGAGCCAGGCCGCCCTAGTGAGCCCGGTGGCCGCCGAGGCCCGGGCCATCACCACCGGTTACATCGACCTGGACACCCTCCTCCTAGGAGGCCTCAAGCGATCTGAGCTCATCGTGGTGGCCGCCCGCACAGGGCTGGGCAAGACATCCCTTCTCTTGAACTTCGCCCGTAACGCCGCCCTGCGCCAGCGGGCGGTGGTGGCCTTCTTCAGCCTGGAGATGGCCGCCATCCAGGTGGGCCAGCGGCTGTTGGCCATGGAGTCGGGGGTGGACTCGGCCCGCATTGGCGCCGGCATCCTCTCCCAGCGCGACGAGGTGGCCATCGCCAAGGCCACGGAGCGCCTCTCCCAGGCCGCCATCTACATCGACGACTCCCCGGTCCTGACGGTGGCCGAGCTCAGGGCCAAGGCCCGCCGCCTCCAGGTGGAGCAGGGGCTTGACATGGTGATGGTAGACTATCTGCAGCTCTTACGCCCTGACATGCGCCTGGAGAACAGGGTGCAAGAGGTATCCTATGTATCCCGCTCCCTGAAGGCCCTTGCCCGCGACCTGGACGTGCCGGTGGTGGCCGCCGCCCAGCTCTCGCGGGCCGCCGACGTGCGCGCCTCCCACATCCCCCAGCTATCCGACCTCCGCGAGTCGGGCTCCATCGAGCAGGATGCCGATGTCGTCATGTTCATCTACCGGGAGGCGGCCTACGTGCGGCGCGAGGAGTGGGAGGAGATGCACAAGGACCGGCCGGCCAAGGCCTACCCCGCTGAGGACGCCCAGATCATCGTGGCCAAGCACCGCAACGGCCCCACGGCCACTGTCCACCTGCGCTTCCGCCAACGCATCGCCCGCTTCGACGATTTCCTCGTGCCTGGGCCGGAGGCATGGGAGGGCCAGGAAGGGGCCCATGAGTAGGGAACAGATACGCCTCCCTGGGGGCTCCGTCCCTTTGGCCCCCCAGCTCTTCTTGCACCTCCTGCCCCAGATGAGCCTGGAGGAGCTCATGGTGACCCTTTATTTCCTCTTCCTAGCTGGAGGCCAAGGGATGGGGGAGGAGGAGCTGCTGGCCCATCCCCTCCTGCTGCGGGCCCTGGCCCGTCACACCAAGCGACCGGCCCAGGCGGCCCGGCAGGGGCTGGCCCTGGCCCTGAAAAGAGGCACCATCCGGCGGCAGGAGGAGGGAGGGCGCCCCATCCTCATCCCCGGGCCGTGCCTCCTGCCTCAGCCCAACATCTTCCGTCTGTACGAGGAGAACATCGGCCCTCTGGCCCCCCTGGTGGCCGAGGAGCTGGAAGAGGCCGAGGCCCGCTACCCCTGGCCCTGGATCGAGGCCGCCTTCCGGGAGGCTGTGGAGCGCAACAAGAGGAGCTGGCGGTACATAAAGGCCATACTCAGGCGATGGGAAGAGGAGGGGCCCAGACATGAGGCGGCTGGACGAGGTTCTGAGAGGGATGACCTCCGCTGGCTGGAGGAGCGATATCGACGCGGGAAGGGGGAGCCCGCCTCCCCCGCCGGCCGCTGAGGAGGAAGAGGAGCCCACCTGCCCCTACTGCGGAGGGGCCGGCCTCGTGCGCAAGGCCGTGCCCCTGGGCCACCCCGACTTCGGCAGGGCCTTCCCCTGCCGTTGCACCCTCCAGGAGGACCAGGAGGCCCGACGCCGCCGCCTCCAGCGCTTCTCCAACCTCCGCCACCACCTGAACCTCACCTTTGATAACCTGGATGCCAATCGCGGCCAGCCCTATGCTCAGGCGGTGGAGGAGGCCCGCCGCTTCGCTGAGGACCCACAGGGGTTCCTGATCATTGCTGGGCCCAGCGGCAGCGGCAAGACCCATCTGGCGGCGGCGGTGGCCAACCGGTGCATCGAGCGGGGCCAGCTCACCCTCTTTTTGGCCGTGCCAGACCTCCTGGACCACCTGCGGGCCACATACAGGCCCGATGCCGACACCGCCTACGACGAGCTTTTGGAGCAGCTGCGCTCGGTGCCCCTCCTGGTTCTGGACGACCTGGGCAGCCACCAGAGCACCCCGTGGGCGCAAGAGAAGCTCTTCCAGCTCATAAACCACCGTCACGCCGCCCGCCTGCCCACGGTGGTGACCCTGGCCGCACCGCTGTCCCGTCTGGAGCCCAGGCTGCGCACCAGGCTCACCGACCCCTCCTCCTCCAAGGTGCTGAGGTTGGGGGATGACGTGCCGGAGGGCCTCATGCGCATCGACATCCTCGCCTCCCCACGACTGCAGGGCCTCACCTTCCGCAGCTTCGACCCTAGCGTCATCACCCGAGACCCTGAGGAGCAACAGATCCTGCGTCGCACCGTGGTCCAGGCGCGGGCTTTCGCCCGCGATCCCCGCGGCTTCCTAGTGCTAGTGGGACGCCCCGGCACTGGCAAGACCCGTTTAGCCGCGGCCATTGGCCACCACTGGCGCAAGGAGGGGCGGTCGGTCCTCTTCCTGGCGGTGCCCGACTTGCTGGACCACCTGCGCTCCACCTTCGACCCCCGCCACCATCTCCCCTACGACGATAGCTTTGAGGTGGTGCGCACCATACCCCACCTCATCCTGGACGACCTGGGCCAACACTCCAGTACCCCCTGGGCTCAGGAGAAGCTCTTCCAGCTCATAAACCACCGCTATAACCACCTGCTGCCCACCGTCTTCACCACCAACCTCACCGCTAGCGCCCTGGACCCCAAGCTTAGGGTTCGCCTGGCCGACCCGCAGGTGAGCACCGTCCTGCCCATGGGCCGTTTCGATTTCTGGGAGCGGGGCCGCTAGAGGCCCAGAACAGGGAGCAGCGTCGCCAGCAGAGGGGCATACCTAGGGCGATTGGAGCCTGGAGGCGAAGGCAGCGGCAACCTCCTCCATACGCCGGCGGAACTCCGGCGTTAGGAAACGTGAGGGGCGGGTGCCACGGCGCAACGATAATAGCCTTTCCATGAAGGCCCCGAAGAGGAGGTAGACCCACGAGGAGGCCGCCTCCTCCAAATCCCTAGAGGCCGGGATATCCCCCCGGGCCTGGTAACGTGACAGCAGCTCCAGGATGCTACGGCGCCAACGCTCCATGAGCTGGCGATGCACAGCGTCCGCCGCCTTGTCCCCCCGCAGCACCTCCAGGATGACCACACGCAGGAAGTCAGCGTTCTCATCCCACAGGCGGGCGCTGGCCAGGGCGTTGGCCACCAGCTGCTCCCTAAGGGGCTTCTGCCCCGAAAGCCGCTCCAACTCATCC
Encoded proteins:
- a CDS encoding xanthine dehydrogenase family protein molybdopterin-binding subunit yields the protein MTQQSAKGFRHVGRRVPRIDAPAKVSGKTIYGDDLKLPGMLHVKLVHAPLAHARIKRIDVSKALAVPGVEAVITARELPPHRHDPDNRTRVLLARDEVLFYGQPVAAVLARDPYTAAYARDLVEVEYEELPAVLDPLEAMREDAPLARGVVQQLEHGEEGGHITVEGVEAQKQERPSNIASTITFRRGDVEEGFREAAAVVEGTWRTSMAHQSYIEPHVIIADYDSTGHLTIWSSTQAPFHVRHEVARTLGLPETHIKVVATEVGGGFGGKIYLYEALVAALAMCVRRPVKLFMSRKEDMLAATPAPQAVVQLKMGMKADGTLTALQARVVFDAGAFPGAPVLPGCLLIGGYYRCPNLDIQGLEVFTNKVSVGALRAPGAHNVTFALESAMDMLARRLELDPLEVRLKNAVGKGDPLPSGQPYPAIGLRECLQAIAESDLWRRRHQVKAHPYRGVGLAVGGWLGGLQPASAVVSLNADGTISVVVGAADITGTNTSFAQIAAEVLNVPLEMVRVVTADTDAAPYAGMSAGSKVTFTVGRAVKLAAEDARQQILSIASQRLEAPPEELEMADGVVRVRGQPQKQLTFRELGRWSTSFGGRYPPIVGRGAVAPRLQAPGFTAQAAEVEVDPETGQVRVLSYVVAQDVGFAINPALVEGQMQGGACQGLGLALFEEMSYDQHGRLLNPNLLDYRLPTTMDVPSIETIIVEVPSEDGPYGARIVGEPAIVPGPAAIANAVADALGVRVFEAPITPERVLRALGKVHD
- a CDS encoding cupin domain-containing protein; the protein is MQAFGQYEVLSHVEMPECSLRILRLRPGEEVTPHYHRHCTQIYTVLEAGVLVQLGERTFRLLPYETVRVEAGVVHGLRPLEGTALVLSLSIPPLQRDDHHPVP
- the rplI gene encoding 50S ribosomal protein L9, whose protein sequence is MKVVFLEDVEGQARVGEVKEVADGYARNYLIPRKLAAPATPHYMEIARAKAEKEARRQAKMDQEAREKVLPRLQGKTFRIPVRVGEQGKLFGSVTAADIAEAIKAEIGIHVDHRQVELDHPIREVGTFQVSLRLTRNVHAQLTVEVVPLEEGQGG
- the dnaB gene encoding replicative DNA helicase, with the protein product MAERLPPHDIEAERAVVASLLVDPEAIARVVTIVRPEDFFRDEHRWIYQACLDLWQRGEAANQVTVAHELARRGLLEQAGGVAYLSQLVADLPTPLLAEEYARIVQRDAIYRRLLQAAQEIAQEAYRADDPDVARVLARAEARIAAVRQGQEVRDFLHLREVLEEWRRSQAALVSPVAAEARAITTGYIDLDTLLLGGLKRSELIVVAARTGLGKTSLLLNFARNAALRQRAVVAFFSLEMAAIQVGQRLLAMESGVDSARIGAGILSQRDEVAIAKATERLSQAAIYIDDSPVLTVAELRAKARRLQVEQGLDMVMVDYLQLLRPDMRLENRVQEVSYVSRSLKALARDLDVPVVAAAQLSRAADVRASHIPQLSDLRESGSIEQDADVVMFIYREAAYVRREEWEEMHKDRPAKAYPAEDAQIIVAKHRNGPTATVHLRFRQRIARFDDFLVPGPEAWEGQEGAHE
- a CDS encoding DnaD domain protein; the protein is MSREQIRLPGGSVPLAPQLFLHLLPQMSLEELMVTLYFLFLAGGQGMGEEELLAHPLLLRALARHTKRPAQAARQGLALALKRGTIRRQEEGGRPILIPGPCLLPQPNIFRLYEENIGPLAPLVAEELEEAEARYPWPWIEAAFREAVERNKRSWRYIKAILRRWEEEGPRHEAAGRGSERDDLRWLEERYRRGKGEPASPAGR
- a CDS encoding ATP-binding protein gives rise to the protein MRRLDEVLRGMTSAGWRSDIDAGRGSPPPPPAAEEEEEPTCPYCGGAGLVRKAVPLGHPDFGRAFPCRCTLQEDQEARRRRLQRFSNLRHHLNLTFDNLDANRGQPYAQAVEEARRFAEDPQGFLIIAGPSGSGKTHLAAAVANRCIERGQLTLFLAVPDLLDHLRATYRPDADTAYDELLEQLRSVPLLVLDDLGSHQSTPWAQEKLFQLINHRHAARLPTVVTLAAPLSRLEPRLRTRLTDPSSSKVLRLGDDVPEGLMRIDILASPRLQGLTFRSFDPSVITRDPEEQQILRRTVVQARAFARDPRGFLVLVGRPGTGKTRLAAAIGHHWRKEGRSVLFLAVPDLLDHLRSTFDPRHHLPYDDSFEVVRTIPHLILDDLGQHSSTPWAQEKLFQLINHRYNHLLPTVFTTNLTASALDPKLRVRLADPQVSTVLPMGRFDFWERGR
- a CDS encoding TetR/AcrR family transcriptional regulator, which produces MSPGSVKVKGRAGRRRGGEATRRRILSVALRLFAREGFHGASVRAIARAAGLTEAAIYYHFPSKRAIVEALYQERGFLAALDELERLSGQKPLREQLVANALASARLWDENADFLRVVILEVLRGDKAADAVHRQLMERWRRSILELLSRYQARGDIPASRDLEEAASSWVYLLFGAFMERLLSLRRGTRPSRFLTPEFRRRMEEVAAAFASRLQSP